The following DNA comes from Marinilactibacillus sp. Marseille-P9653.
GGGAAAACGGGTATTGGAAACTTTATTGCCATTCCTCATGGGAAAAGTGCACATGTGGATAATATTGGTGTAGCGATTGGAATTAATGATACAGAGATTCCGTGGGAGTCACTAGATGACCGCGGTGTTAAAGGGATTATTCTATTCGCAGTTGGAAATGATAATGAAGATGCGAATCAGCACTTGAAATTGTTATCGCTATTCGCACGCAAACTGGGCAATGATGAAGTCGTAGAAGAACTACTGAAATCGACGAGTCCAGAGGAAGTTATTCAAGCTTTTTCGTAAAAAGGGTATAAACATTTAAAAATGGGGGTAAATCATGCAAAAGATTAAACAGTTAAATTTAAAAGGTCATTTATTAACCGCAATTTCTTATCTGATCCCAATCGTTTGTGGGGCAGGATTTATGATCGCTATCGGGATGGCGTTTGGTGGAGAACCAGGAACAGATTTACTAGCAGGTAGTTATTCGATCTGGGACGTACTAGCCGTTATCGGTGGACTTGGACTGGGTATGTTACCCGTTGTTATCTCAACCGGAATTGCGTATTCGATCGCTGAGAAGCCAGGTATTGCACCAGGTTTTATCATTGGTCTACTAGCAAGATCGATTGAAGCAGGATTTATTGGTGGTATCTTAGGTGGTTTTGTAGCCGGATACTTAGTAATTGGTATTTTAAGATTCTTGAAAGTACCTGCTTGGGCAAAAGGATTGATGCCTACTTTAATTATTCCATTGGTATCTACTTTCCTTGGTGGTTTGATCATGATTTACGTGATCGGTACGCCAATTTCCTTGTTCACAGATACTTTAACAAACTTA
Coding sequences within:
- a CDS encoding PTS sugar transporter subunit IIA, translating into MEVKEILDVNLIKSDMKVETKEEALNALCQELLDNGYISDIEGFKKDVYAREQEGKTGIGNFIAIPHGKSAHVDNIGVAIGINDTEIPWESLDDRGVKGIILFAVGNDNEDANQHLKLLSLFARKLGNDEVVEELLKSTSPEEVIQAFS